A genomic region of Jeotgalibaca ciconiae contains the following coding sequences:
- a CDS encoding ABC transporter ATP-binding protein: MGELKIEQLSKYFGNTKALDNININIKKNEFIAILGPSGCGKTTLLRSVAGFLEPTGGLIKFQGESFFENGRSLPVEERQLGMVFQHFALWPHMTVKQHVEYPLKSSQNKKRFDSVRRKEMMDHALKLVELDQFEKRYPHELSGGQKQRVALARAIVAEPRMLLMDEPLSALDAHLKQIMVHEIKRIHRLTRATTLYVTHDQSEAMALADRIIVMNKGKIEQFDTPHNLYHYPNTPFVANFVSKALLVDGNWEGEQFRPANSENTTWAGKGIADYFKRNQMYPVRPEELSIVPAQTNEKATGLRGTIKDKQFLGRETRYIVYALGKELEIISNQMQDGEVDQEVFVAKR, from the coding sequence ATGGGTGAACTAAAGATTGAGCAACTCTCTAAATACTTTGGAAATACAAAAGCTTTGGATAATATCAATATCAACATAAAGAAGAATGAATTTATTGCGATTCTTGGTCCATCGGGCTGTGGAAAGACAACTTTATTACGTTCCGTTGCAGGCTTTCTGGAACCGACAGGTGGATTAATCAAATTTCAAGGAGAATCTTTTTTTGAAAACGGTCGTTCTCTTCCAGTAGAAGAGCGTCAATTAGGTATGGTTTTTCAACATTTTGCGCTTTGGCCGCATATGACCGTGAAGCAACACGTAGAATACCCATTGAAGAGCAGTCAAAATAAGAAACGTTTTGATAGCGTCAGGCGGAAAGAAATGATGGATCATGCATTGAAGCTAGTTGAACTAGATCAATTCGAGAAACGCTATCCCCATGAACTTTCTGGAGGACAAAAACAACGAGTTGCATTAGCCCGTGCCATAGTTGCGGAACCAAGGATGCTCTTGATGGATGAGCCACTCAGTGCACTGGATGCGCATCTTAAACAAATCATGGTACATGAAATCAAACGAATTCATCGGCTCACAAGAGCAACCACTCTTTATGTGACCCACGATCAATCCGAAGCAATGGCTTTAGCCGATCGAATTATTGTAATGAATAAAGGGAAAATTGAACAATTTGATACTCCTCATAATTTATATCATTATCCGAATACACCATTTGTTGCTAATTTTGTGAGCAAAGCACTGTTGGTGGACGGAAATTGGGAAGGAGAGCAGTTCCGACCTGCTAATTCAGAAAACACTACTTGGGCAGGGAAAGGGATTGCAGATTATTTTAAGAGAAACCAAATGTATCCGGTACGTCCGGAAGAGCTAAGTATTGTTCCAGCCCAAACAAATGAAAAAGCAACCGGATTACGAGGAACCATTAAGGACAAACAGTTTTTAGGACGTGAAACTCGTTATATTGTCTATGCGCTAGGCAAAGAACTTGAAATTATAAGCAATCAGATGCAAGATGGAGAGGTTGACCAAGAAGTATTTGTCGCTAAACGTTAA
- a CDS encoding histidinol-phosphatase HisJ family protein: MHYYDQHMHTYFSPDSVEKFENYLEQSDKALVTTEHLDFFSPYQNQADVIPDFPRYTAKIEQLNKEYDNRVRKGIEVGFTYPDKDKIQDYLSGKDFDLILLSVHHNGQYNFMNIGNEDVPLTEHLNDYYSRMLQAVQEFPNANVLAHFDYGLRGYTVTVDELRQVEKKLLKVFKTAVQNELAFELNTKSMYRHGNAHLYEYAIDLYLSAGGKMFTLGSDAHKAEDYEFHFKEAAEMLKRHGVEQLVTFQQQEPSFVPIPQEKVTTK, from the coding sequence ATGCATTACTACGATCAACATATGCATACGTATTTTTCACCTGACTCTGTAGAAAAATTCGAAAATTATTTAGAACAATCGGATAAAGCACTTGTTACCACTGAACATTTAGATTTTTTTAGTCCCTATCAAAATCAGGCCGATGTGATACCTGATTTTCCTAGATACACTGCTAAGATTGAGCAGTTGAACAAAGAATATGATAATCGAGTTCGCAAAGGAATTGAAGTAGGTTTCACTTATCCAGATAAAGACAAAATTCAAGATTATTTAAGTGGCAAGGATTTTGATTTGATTCTTTTGAGCGTTCATCATAATGGACAGTATAATTTTATGAATATCGGCAATGAAGATGTTCCTTTAACAGAACATTTAAACGATTATTACTCTCGCATGCTGCAAGCAGTTCAAGAATTTCCAAATGCCAATGTATTGGCTCATTTCGATTATGGATTACGAGGATACACTGTCACTGTTGATGAGTTAAGACAAGTGGAGAAAAAGTTGTTAAAAGTATTCAAGACTGCGGTTCAAAATGAATTAGCTTTTGAGCTGAATACAAAAAGTATGTATAGACATGGCAATGCTCATCTTTATGAGTATGCAATTGATTTGTATCTTTCTGCTGGCGGAAAAATGTTTACACTAGGGTCGGATGCTCATAAGGCTGAAGATTATGAATTCCATTTTAAAGAAGCAGCAGAAATGTTAAAAAGACACGGAGTAGAACAGTTAGTAACTTTCCAACAACAAGAACCCAGCTTCGTACCTATTCCTCAAGAAAAAGTGACAACAAAATAA
- a CDS encoding ABC transporter substrate-binding protein, with amino-acid sequence MKWNKWLLMGISAATLAACGTTSAEEGAGETTSSAPELSEESSTVSSTIDAEGSFTLYTSQPEQDIAQLIESFNKAYPNITVDVFRSGTEEVLSKVMAEKETGDILADALLVSDSFTFEGLAEEDLLQPYESSELDAIPAEYIDEEKLYTGTKLIVTGIAVNTDLADPSGITGFQSMTDSAYADQIMIPSPLYSGAASLNLSILTQQDSLGWKWYESMKENALFVGQGNGTVRDALLNGQEGVGMIVDYMANRARLDGAPIEFIYPEEGSLYVTEPIGIIKDAENAEMAQYFVDYILSEDGQAATSEMGYTPVREGVPAPEGLKGVDEITPMEFDAGKVMETRDADKEQFAEIFGQE; translated from the coding sequence ATGAAATGGAATAAATGGCTTTTAATGGGAATATCTGCTGCGACTTTAGCAGCATGTGGAACAACAAGTGCAGAGGAAGGAGCAGGGGAAACAACTTCTTCAGCGCCTGAATTGAGCGAAGAAAGTTCAACTGTCTCTTCAACAATTGACGCGGAGGGAAGCTTTACACTCTATACATCCCAACCAGAACAAGATATTGCGCAACTTATAGAATCATTTAATAAAGCATATCCGAATATTACGGTAGATGTTTTCCGTTCGGGTACGGAAGAAGTTCTCTCTAAAGTAATGGCGGAAAAAGAAACAGGCGACATTTTGGCGGATGCACTGCTTGTATCAGATAGCTTCACATTTGAAGGTTTAGCGGAAGAGGATTTGTTACAACCTTATGAATCTTCCGAACTAGATGCAATTCCAGCAGAATATATTGACGAAGAAAAGCTCTATACAGGAACAAAATTGATTGTGACAGGGATTGCCGTGAATACAGACCTTGCAGATCCTAGTGGAATTACTGGATTTCAAAGTATGACAGATTCTGCTTATGCAGATCAAATTATGATACCGAGCCCCTTGTATTCTGGAGCAGCATCTTTGAACCTTTCTATCCTTACCCAACAAGATTCATTGGGATGGAAATGGTATGAAAGTATGAAAGAAAATGCTTTATTTGTAGGGCAAGGAAATGGAACTGTACGGGATGCCTTATTAAATGGGCAGGAAGGTGTAGGGATGATTGTGGACTACATGGCTAATCGTGCTCGTTTGGACGGTGCTCCTATTGAATTCATCTATCCAGAAGAAGGCTCTTTATATGTAACGGAACCAATCGGTATTATTAAAGATGCAGAAAATGCTGAGATGGCCCAATACTTTGTGGACTATATTCTTTCTGAAGATGGACAAGCGGCTACATCAGAGATGGGTTATACACCTGTTCGCGAAGGGGTACCAGCTCCGGAAGGATTAAAAGGAGTAGATGAAATAACTCCAATGGAATTCGATGCGGGTAAAGTAATGGAAACACGTGATGCTGATAAAGAACAATTTGCTGAAATTTTTGGTCAAGAGTAA
- a CDS encoding PTS transporter subunit IIABC, which yields MKDQIFGVLQRVGRSFMLPIAILPVAGLFLGIGGSFTNPTTLETYGLTSVMGEGTFIHNILLVMNDAGSVVFDNLPLIFAIGCAIGMAKSEKATAALSAAIAFLIMHSSIGAMIQVQGGAEQYLEGSIATVLGIESLQMGVFGGMIVGLGVAALHNRFYKIQLPTALSFFEGTRFVPIISSIVFLIVGILMSYVWPPIQSGIYAVGELVQGSGYAGTWLYGFMERLLIPFGLHHVFYLPFWQTAVGGTMEVGGQLVEGAQNIFFAQLSDPNTSVFSVEATRFMTGKFPFMIFGLPGAALAMYRTAKPENRKVAGGLLLSAALTSMLTGITEPLEFTFLFVAMPLYVIHCILAGAAYMLMHVFNVGVGMTFSGGFIDMFLYGILQGNAKTNWIWIVIVGIAYFAIYYFLFTFLIKRFNYKTPGRDDSAEEIKLYTRADMNAKKEGTSSAVVENEADALSAAIVYGLGGKENIVDVDSCATRLRTTIADGNLVDVDLLKSTGAAGVVHKGKGVQVVYGPKVSNIKSNLEEFIESGKASQLPSKEEFYGNEKPEEAVESLTETVMEEAVSTKELPQIAMVQSPMAGKVIPLDEVPDPAFASGAIGEGFGIEPTDGKVTSPITGKVMMVFETKHAVGLVSEEGVEVMIHVGLDTVSMKGEGFVARIEAGDTVQAGDTLLEVDLEAIKAAGHPAVTPVVITNSAQYKAIEVIKHGNVSHNEEILSIK from the coding sequence ATGAAAGACCAAATTTTTGGTGTTTTACAAAGGGTTGGACGCTCCTTTATGTTACCAATTGCAATTTTGCCGGTAGCAGGGTTATTTTTAGGAATTGGAGGTTCTTTTACGAATCCAACAACTCTGGAAACATACGGATTAACTTCTGTAATGGGAGAAGGAACATTTATCCATAATATTTTATTAGTGATGAATGATGCAGGTAGCGTTGTATTTGACAATTTGCCGCTGATTTTCGCGATTGGTTGTGCAATCGGTATGGCGAAATCGGAAAAAGCAACAGCAGCCTTATCTGCAGCAATCGCATTTTTGATCATGCATTCGTCGATTGGGGCAATGATTCAAGTTCAAGGTGGAGCAGAGCAATATCTGGAAGGTTCAATTGCGACTGTTTTAGGAATTGAATCTCTTCAAATGGGTGTATTCGGTGGGATGATCGTTGGATTGGGTGTAGCAGCACTTCATAACCGTTTTTATAAAATTCAATTACCAACCGCCTTGTCATTCTTTGAAGGAACACGTTTTGTACCAATTATTTCTTCTATCGTGTTTTTAATTGTCGGTATTTTAATGAGCTATGTGTGGCCTCCAATCCAGTCGGGTATTTATGCAGTTGGAGAATTGGTGCAAGGTTCTGGCTATGCTGGAACGTGGCTATACGGCTTTATGGAGCGTTTGTTGATTCCTTTTGGACTGCATCATGTGTTCTACTTACCGTTTTGGCAAACAGCAGTTGGTGGAACGATGGAAGTGGGCGGACAACTAGTTGAAGGCGCACAAAACATTTTCTTCGCACAATTATCTGATCCAAACACAAGCGTATTTAGTGTAGAAGCAACTCGTTTTATGACAGGTAAGTTCCCGTTTATGATTTTTGGCTTGCCAGGTGCTGCTTTGGCAATGTACCGTACAGCTAAACCAGAAAACCGCAAAGTTGCAGGAGGCCTATTGTTGTCGGCTGCATTGACTTCTATGTTAACAGGGATCACCGAACCGCTTGAATTTACATTTTTATTTGTTGCGATGCCGCTATATGTGATCCACTGTATACTTGCAGGTGCAGCGTATATGTTGATGCATGTGTTTAACGTTGGTGTTGGTATGACATTCTCAGGTGGTTTCATCGACATGTTCCTATATGGAATTTTACAGGGCAATGCAAAAACAAACTGGATTTGGATTGTAATTGTAGGGATTGCTTACTTTGCTATCTACTACTTCTTGTTTACATTCTTAATTAAGAGATTTAACTACAAAACACCAGGTCGCGATGATAGCGCAGAAGAAATCAAACTTTATACTCGTGCAGACATGAATGCGAAAAAAGAGGGAACCTCTTCTGCAGTTGTTGAAAATGAAGCAGATGCTTTATCTGCAGCGATTGTTTATGGTTTAGGTGGAAAAGAAAATATTGTCGATGTAGATAGCTGTGCAACTCGCCTAAGAACAACAATCGCTGATGGAAACTTGGTTGATGTAGATTTATTGAAATCAACCGGAGCAGCAGGGGTAGTTCATAAAGGGAAAGGCGTTCAAGTTGTTTACGGACCAAAAGTTTCGAATATTAAATCAAATTTAGAAGAATTCATTGAAAGTGGAAAGGCAAGCCAACTTCCTTCAAAAGAGGAGTTTTATGGAAATGAAAAGCCTGAAGAAGCAGTAGAATCTTTAACGGAAACGGTAATGGAAGAAGCAGTTTCTACTAAAGAGCTCCCTCAAATTGCTATGGTACAATCACCAATGGCGGGGAAAGTGATTCCATTAGACGAAGTACCAGATCCTGCATTTGCAAGCGGGGCAATTGGTGAAGGTTTTGGAATTGAGCCGACTGACGGGAAAGTAACTTCGCCAATCACTGGTAAAGTAATGATGGTATTTGAAACCAAACATGCAGTTGGCCTTGTTTCTGAAGAAGGTGTAGAAGTTATGATTCACGTTGGGCTAGACACAGTAAGCATGAAGGGCGAAGGATTTGTTGCTCGCATCGAAGCTGGAGATACTGTTCAGGCTGGGGATACTTTATTAGAAGTAGATCTTGAAGCAATAAAAGCAGCTGGACATCCTGCAGTAACCCCTGTCGTGATTACAAATAGCGCACAATATAAAGCGATTGAAGTAATCAAACACGGCAACGTTTCACATAATGAAGAGATACTTTCTATCAAATAA
- a CDS encoding ABC transporter permease yields MSKFKLFIHRLLFLVIGLSVFLFPLFALFKMSFEVDGGYGLRNFSAIFESDRTLQAIKNTIIIALGSTLIAIVLGVLFALIIAYTNIRQKKLIELLVILPYVIPGYVVTLSWTALFAGNSLINQFLRGHGLPVINMYSIGSIILIMGISNAALVYLNLVDILRKVPREQEQASQIAGYQMKETLKNINFKSVLPAIISGIILAFLSSIDNFAIPATLGSSAGITVLSTYIYEKAIGFGPTSFNEAAVLSIFLAILAFSGIALQWWVLRKSVILDSTRPDFEARITLSSGKRLVTQWTSIFLLVLVNIVPLMVMFFSSLQIGYSRSLFDTSNMGFEHYRFILQTPHMYQGFLTSLGLTIATIFISIFVSVWAMYYKQRHDKKATFPLEIGASLTYSTPGIVLALSMIFYWSNVPHVYGTLGILLIAYVTRYLLLLLRGSNTALLGVNIELEEAAVISGSTSFEKWRRIIIPIIKSQLFSSSFLLFTSAFTELTLSSLLVAANSKTIGLTIFNLQTGGENNLAQAYSVMLTLFIIMIVLIRNYFEKKEMKNNG; encoded by the coding sequence ATGTCCAAATTTAAATTATTTATTCATCGATTACTATTTCTTGTCATAGGGCTGTCCGTCTTTCTTTTCCCGCTCTTTGCCCTTTTTAAAATGAGTTTTGAAGTAGATGGCGGTTATGGTTTAAGAAATTTCAGCGCGATTTTTGAATCAGATCGAACATTGCAAGCAATAAAAAATACGATAATAATCGCTTTAGGCTCTACTCTGATAGCAATTGTATTAGGTGTTCTTTTTGCTTTAATTATTGCTTATACGAATATCCGTCAAAAAAAATTGATTGAGTTATTAGTTATTTTACCTTATGTCATCCCGGGATACGTTGTAACACTTTCTTGGACAGCTCTTTTTGCTGGGAACAGCCTCATTAATCAGTTTTTGCGAGGGCATGGCCTCCCTGTCATCAATATGTATTCAATAGGCAGTATCATTTTAATCATGGGTATTAGCAATGCAGCGCTAGTTTATTTGAACTTGGTTGATATTTTAAGGAAAGTGCCAAGAGAACAAGAGCAAGCTTCTCAAATTGCTGGTTATCAGATGAAAGAAACACTAAAAAATATTAATTTTAAGTCCGTCCTGCCAGCAATTATCAGTGGGATTATTTTAGCCTTTCTAAGTTCTATCGATAACTTTGCTATTCCAGCTACGTTGGGTTCATCAGCCGGCATAACCGTTCTAAGTACATACATCTATGAAAAAGCAATCGGGTTCGGACCAACAAGCTTTAACGAAGCTGCAGTTCTTTCTATTTTTTTAGCAATTCTTGCATTTTCTGGAATTGCTCTGCAATGGTGGGTTTTGAGGAAATCAGTCATCCTTGATTCAACAAGACCTGATTTTGAAGCACGAATAACTTTGTCAAGTGGAAAGAGGCTCGTTACTCAGTGGACGTCTATTTTTTTATTGGTATTGGTTAACATTGTTCCATTAATGGTCATGTTTTTCTCGTCCTTACAGATTGGATACAGCCGATCCCTTTTTGATACGAGCAATATGGGATTTGAGCACTATCGTTTTATTTTGCAAACACCTCATATGTATCAAGGTTTTCTGACAAGCCTTGGTCTAACGATTGCTACTATTTTCATTAGTATTTTCGTGAGCGTCTGGGCGATGTATTACAAACAACGTCACGATAAGAAAGCAACTTTCCCCTTAGAAATCGGTGCATCCCTTACTTACTCTACTCCAGGAATTGTATTGGCATTGAGCATGATTTTCTATTGGAGTAATGTACCTCATGTTTACGGAACATTGGGTATTTTATTAATAGCCTATGTCACCCGCTATCTGCTGCTGCTTCTACGTGGCAGCAACACGGCTCTTTTGGGCGTGAATATTGAATTGGAAGAAGCAGCAGTTATTTCTGGTTCCACTAGTTTTGAGAAATGGCGACGAATCATTATTCCAATTATCAAAAGCCAGCTTTTTTCTAGTTCGTTTCTCTTGTTTACCAGCGCCTTTACTGAGTTAACTCTCTCTTCTTTGCTAGTAGCAGCTAATTCGAAAACCATAGGATTAACGATTTTTAACTTACAAACTGGAGGAGAAAACAACCTCGCACAAGCATACTCAGTCATGTTAACCTTATTTATTATCATGATTGTTTTGATTCGGAATTACTTTGAAAAGAAGGAGATGAAAAATAATGGGTGA
- a CDS encoding sugar phosphate isomerase/epimerase family protein, with the protein MVNFYLSTPLMWNHPIEEIFQTAQKYEMGLEIFHQQMEYQRVSIEELQELIYKYRREVFVHAFSWDLNLCSLQRPVRDTALEQTKKSINFAHTLGAKDVTIHPGRMSIPLEESNYDNFMYDSMKQLMEYADRLEQSISFEIMEPVGKEFVTDRRIMKRIADDLWEKMYLTLDLAHCQNEEMIIDHLEQLPRIRKLHISNHIKGKYHTPIGVGDLDFQVLKPYLTASGLPIVIEGMDQSKELELFLENLNYLEEENWK; encoded by the coding sequence ATGGTTAATTTTTATCTCTCCACACCTCTAATGTGGAATCACCCAATCGAAGAAATTTTCCAGACCGCTCAAAAGTATGAAATGGGTTTGGAAATATTCCATCAACAAATGGAATATCAAAGAGTTTCGATAGAAGAATTACAGGAACTTATTTATAAATACAGAAGGGAAGTTTTTGTTCACGCATTTAGCTGGGACTTGAATTTATGCTCCTTGCAACGTCCTGTTCGTGATACTGCCTTGGAACAAACGAAGAAATCGATCAATTTTGCCCACACTTTAGGTGCTAAGGATGTTACGATTCATCCTGGAAGAATGTCAATTCCTTTAGAAGAAAGTAATTATGACAACTTTATGTATGATTCCATGAAACAATTAATGGAATATGCGGATAGGTTGGAACAGTCAATTTCTTTTGAAATTATGGAGCCGGTCGGTAAGGAATTTGTCACGGATCGCCGCATAATGAAACGAATTGCGGATGATTTATGGGAGAAGATGTACCTTACTTTGGACCTTGCTCACTGTCAAAATGAAGAAATGATTATCGACCATCTAGAGCAACTTCCTCGTATTCGAAAGTTGCATATAAGCAATCATATTAAAGGAAAGTATCACACGCCAATTGGAGTAGGTGACTTAGATTTTCAGGTATTAAAACCATACTTAACAGCAAGCGGCTTGCCAATTGTAATAGAAGGAATGGATCAAAGTAAAGAACTGGAATTATTTCTTGAAAATTTGAATTATTTAGAGGAGGAAAATTGGAAATGA
- a CDS encoding PRD domain-containing protein has translation MIANKVLNNNIVSSIDEDGHEIIVMGKGLGWHLKPGDLIDSSKIEKIFRMDTVTSSSKMKKLFLEVDMSSIAISSKVIDYAHKYLNKELNKNLILTLTDHIDFAIERYKKGIPLTNDFKVWIQKMFPKEYEVGLYALELINEELQISMPEDEAAHISMHLINAQLNGNMSHTSEITTLLSSSLQIIQIKTGMLIDESSWAYERFLRHLLALAQRIIAKNENKTANNALNETIRLQFPKEHEIALAIKNYVLKEFDFDIAEDEVSFLTIHINRLLSEV, from the coding sequence ATGATTGCGAATAAAGTTCTAAATAATAATATTGTCAGTTCCATTGACGAAGATGGGCACGAAATTATCGTAATGGGAAAAGGTCTCGGTTGGCATTTAAAGCCTGGAGATCTTATTGATTCTTCAAAGATTGAAAAAATATTTCGCATGGATACCGTGACTTCCTCTTCTAAAATGAAGAAATTATTCTTGGAAGTTGACATGTCGTCTATTGCCATTAGTTCAAAAGTTATTGATTATGCACACAAGTATCTCAATAAAGAACTCAATAAAAATTTAATTTTAACTTTAACGGATCATATTGATTTTGCCATCGAACGATATAAAAAAGGAATCCCTTTGACAAATGACTTCAAAGTCTGGATTCAAAAAATGTTCCCAAAAGAATATGAAGTAGGACTCTATGCTCTGGAACTAATCAACGAGGAATTGCAAATCTCCATGCCCGAAGATGAAGCAGCTCACATTTCCATGCATCTTATCAATGCACAATTAAATGGAAATATGTCTCATACGAGTGAAATCACTACACTTTTGAGCAGTTCTCTTCAAATCATCCAAATAAAAACAGGAATGTTGATTGATGAGTCTTCATGGGCATATGAACGCTTCTTAAGGCATCTACTAGCTCTAGCACAGCGTATTATTGCAAAGAACGAGAATAAAACTGCTAATAACGCCTTAAACGAAACGATTCGCCTTCAATTCCCAAAAGAACATGAAATTGCTTTAGCAATAAAGAATTATGTTTTAAAAGAATTTGATTTTGATATAGCCGAGGATGAGGTGTCTTTCTTGACGATCCACATCAATCGATTGTTATCAGAAGTCTAA